The genomic region AGAATATAGCAACATATCCGGTAGTAGGTccggtacatgtacataccgaATAACGCGTATGTAGCTAATTTAAAAAGTCAGTAGAAAAGTAAAGAAGGggagatgtttgtttgttttggttttacGACCTGTTGACAGCCATGGAGGAGGGGGTATGGAGAGGCATAAACATAATAGATATCgattttgttgtaaattgaataaattttaaataagcGTATATATGTGGAACTGTTCCACACTGTCCATAAGAATTAAATGTACAAATCTCgcagattatcattatattgttgAATATCATTAGTAATTCTTTCGTTTTCTTCGTACTCCTTTGGAAATTCTGACGTagaattttcttttttctataCATTATTTGAAATTTTGCTGTAGAAATTTAACTGTAACGttatttcaaaatctatttattcaaatgttaattaatattttatttatggCAAATTTTTACTACATTCTCACTGATTCACGCATCCTTTGgaattgaaatgaattttaatacAGGAAACAAGATGTTAGAAGTAAAACGTACAAGTCTTAGAGAATAAGGCGTTGACTATCAAAATAACTAACTGAATGTAGTTTCTCAACTGACGCTAGGTACAGAAGGCATTAGTAATTTTTGCTTTCAAAACAACCATTTTAGATACGTATGGAATGTTTTAGCATTCGTGTTGCCAATTGGTATTAAAATATGTGTATAGCCATCTGGTTTTTATGATATTggcaacaaaacaaatatataccttTCTTTGTTATCCCAAAAATAAAAGAATGATTATCTATTGAAAAGGAATATGGTTTACATCTAGAAGAGTTTAAAATATTGTGATATGCCCTTCTGGCATTCCCATatcaaatgaattattttttctctttccGATATTTTAGAGTTATACATTACAGAAGCGAATGAGGCtcatatttgaaaatgttttcttgCATGCGAAAGTATTTTATCTGGCGACTGTGCCACTTAAATATTTTAGATAGTTATGGGACGTCAGAAATTTAAGTTGCGGCCTGCAGAGAATAAAGTGGAGGCATCCAGATATTTAAGTGGATGCCGCCAGATATTTAAGTGGTGGCCTCCAGATATTAAAGTAGCTGCCGCCAGATATTCAAGCGGCTACCTCCAGATAATAAAGTGGCGGCCCCCAGAAAATAAAGTGGCAGCCGACAGATATTTAAGTGGCGACCATTCCGATATTTAAGTGGCGGCCCCCAGAAAATAAAGTGGCGGCCACGAAATATTTAAGTGGCGGCCGACAGACAAAAATCTTTTTGCatgaaagaaaaacatattCCAATGTGAGCCTAATACGCCTCTCtaatatatgatgtacataGCTACTTCTCTATCGTAGCCGCGAACAACATTTTTCCGTTTACCTTTGTCTGTTTTACATTCAAATATGTACCATATTCGCGTAAAAGATATGTAAGTTAGTGGGTTAATTCGGAATAGTATATGTTATTAATTTTCCTGCATGCAGGATGTAGGGATTATACTTGCGTTCTCCCTCGCATCATGCGTAAGAGGcgactatatacatgtttgtctCCCTAATGTCTTCATTAATACTGTCCCACTTCTAGGCTTAAGGTTTGCATTTGCACTTCAGAGGAATGTTTTAGGTCTCTGTCTGACTGAgacaaaccaaagtctgttaCCTCTGAGTTACTGTATACCGCCCAGCTTTAACGGACTCGTTCTCATTGCCTGTATCAGACTTGCCGTCACTCTACCATGTCCGTGGAATTTTAGTGTCATGTCATAGTTAAAACTGATTTTCCAATGTTAATTGACATACGATATTGCTATGCTGGTGTACCATCCCTAATGATCTGTATTAGTGGAAATTTTTATGCAAATGGAATTTGTTGCACAAATAATCCTTTTCGGTAAATAAAATATAGCCATTTGATTGTATAATACCATTATATGAATAAAAGACTAGTATAATGTACGATTCGTCTTTACAGAGGAGCCATATGTGTTTCGCCGACTTTCACAACATTCTCACGTAAACGTTCAACCTCTGTCATACATCCGAACTTAAACAAATGTCCTTTTGCTCATCCGGTTTCCATGCAAGGTCACCAGATTGCCCTGCCGTCCGAGGCCGACACTATCAAGCCATTTGAAGAGATGCCTGGGCCACAAGGGATCTATAATGTTCCCTATTTAGGAGCGGCGCTACAGATGTATCCATTCAGTAAGGTTTGGCATTGTTTAACATCCTGTCGATTGATATTGTCACTAATTTCACAGTATTGAGCTGTATTATGATTTAACTGTTCCTGTGTTTATATCTAAGACAACATTTATATCTGAAGCGATTTTgctgttttattatacaattatttcgGGGTTTTTTCAGCTAAATACCGCACAGAACGCTTCGACGAATTAATAGAAAAGTGGCGCAGGGAGTTTGGCACAATCTGCAGAGTTCGTCTTCCTAGCGAATGGAACGTGTTCGTGCTTGATCCTGATGACGTTGAGAAAACTTTCAGGTCCGACAATAAGTATCCTTTCCGGCGGCCTCTGCCATTGTTCGACACGTATAATAACAGCAGGAACCGTGAGCCTACGATTGGAGAGCGGTAAGGCCCAAACTACTCTATAGAAATATGTAGGATTGCAGCGAAGACGTAAATATCACATGAACTGTTTTTCGTTATGTATAGTAAAGAAAGACAATGCATTCCCACACAACGGACATACTATTTTAAGCAATAGATATTACAGGGATCCAAACGTCTCCATGACCTTATGTAGATTCATTATCTTACAGATACAATGATAGAATGCCGTGTCTTTCGATCAAAGATAGACAATATCAGCGGTATTATACATAAACCCCTGGTTGACTTCGCCTTTTGAATTATTTGGTTTTTAAGTTAGCCCAGAGTGGCTTTATTAACTTTGAACACCATCTTTGATGACCTCAGCTTTTCACAAAACGTTAAACACCAACCTTAAAAATGACTGCGTCCGCTTATTTTTGTAGTATTTACATAATTCTGTTATACAGTAATGGTGAAAACTGGTGGGAGCTACGGAGTCCGGCACAGAGAGGTATATGTCAGCCTCGAGCCGTGTCAAAACTTATACCAAAGTTAAGCGGGGTAGCCGATGACCTCGTTAGTAACTGTAGAGTGACTGGTCAACTCCAAAACCTGCCCGACCCATTGTTTGAATACTCTTCAGAAGGTTTGTGTTAGTACAGTAGGATCGTATTTTAATGCAACTTGTAGGAATGGATTGGTTTTCAATTGAAAGCAAGACAATCCTCGTATAATGCGATtgttatttaaatatatctCGATGAACTATAATCCTAAATGTGAACGGCTATGATAACAGTGTCCCTATACCTTGTCTGTCCGTATCCTATAGGGGCGGGGCTGCTGTGCTTCAACAAAAGACTTGGCATCATATCATCTTCAGGATCAGAGTCTAATCGCGAGTTCATGGAATTTGTGGATAATTACTTTGATTACTTTGGAGAGCAACTTCTAGCGCCAATCAACTGGTTCAAGTGGTTTAAAACTCCGGGCTATCGCAAATTCGAAAAGGCGTCTGATTTTTTAATGAGGTGAGTATACCTTGAATTAAACAATGAGGAAGAACTGAGAGCTGTAAGAATGAGCTTTGAATATATCTGTAGATAGAACTTTGAATATCTCTATAGATAAAATCTTGAATATATCTGTAGATAGAACTTTGAATATCTCTATAGATAAAATCTTGAATATATCTGTAGATAGAACTTTGAatatctctgtagataaaaTCTTGAATATATCTGTAGATAGAACTTTGAGTATCTCTATAGATAGAACTTTGAATATCTCTATAGATAGAACTTTGAGTATCTCTATAGATAGAACTTTGAATATCTTTATAGATAGAACTTTGAATATATCTGTAGATAGAACTTTGAATATCTCTGTAGATAGAACTTTTAATATATCTGTAGATAGAACTTTGAatatctctgtagataaaaTCTTGAATATATCTGTAGATAGAACTTTGAGTATCTCTATAGATAGAACTTTGAATATCTTTATAGACAGAACTTTGAATATCTTTATAGATAGAACTTTGAATATATCTGTAGATAGAACTTTGAATATCTCTATAGATAGAACTTTGAATATATCTGTAGACAGAACTTTGAATATCTCTATAGATAAAATCTTGAATATATCTGTAGATAGAACTTTGAATATCTCTATAGATAAAATCTTGAATATATCTGTAGATAGAACTTTGAATATCTCTATAGATAAAATCTTGAATATATCTGTAGATAGAACTTTGAATATCTCTATAGATAAAATCTTGAATATATCTGTAGATAGAACTTTGAATATCTCTGTAGACAGAACTTTGAATATATCTGTAGATAGAACTTTGAATATCTCTATAGATAGAACTTTGAATATCTCTATAGATAGAAGTTGTAATTTGTTAATCTTTTTAAGATAGCGTTCTACGTAAGTGGTCTTTATGTTAATATTGAATTATGTTATCAAAGTTTCACAGACAAATATACGGAAAAGGCGCTCAACAATCTAGACAACAAAACTGACCCAGATGAGTTTAATCTTCTTCATTTCCTGTTAACGTCCCCGAATATGACTCCAGAAAAAATATCTTCGCTCCTCATCGACTTTTTCAGAGGAGGAATTGATTCTGTAAGTTATTTCCTGACTTTTTTTCTTctgttatataatattgcttTACTTACATAACCATGATATTAAACCCATTTGATGTCATTAAGCGATAACGCATAATGAGTACCATTAAAATGCATGTATGCCCACGACAGTGTACCTATAGAATACCAAAATACATTGGTAATTGCGAGAATTTAATATTTAACATGTCGTTTGCCTAATTATAATGCTTTATGAAGAATGctgttttaatcaaatttacACTTTTTAGACGGCCAACGCAATTACATTCCTGCTTTATCACCTTGCAAAATATCCCGACATACAAGAGAAACTATATCAGGAGTTAGCTCCCCTGATACCGGCAGAGGGTCCAATTAGTCCAGATGGCTTCAAGGATGTGCATTATCTGAAGGCATGTCTTAAAGAATCGTTCAGGTGAGCTGTCGTTATTTTACCAGTATACATCGGTACGTACGCTTACATATGTAAAATCTTACATTTCGAACCAAATTCAATTGAACATTTTTGTACAACgatatagttatactaatgTACCTTTAAAGATGTCATTTTgatcataattaaatattaccTCACGTACTAACTTCGGTCCAGAAGatattatattatgaataaTTCTATCCTGTGAGCGACTGAGGGATCCTAACGTTAAGTCGACAAAGTGCAAGTGATATACAGAAATTTAAATTACAATGTCCTCCCAGAAATGTAGGTTGGTGGGTAAAGTCAATGTCCTTCCAGAAATGTAGGTTGATGGGTAAAGTTAATGTCCTTCCAGAAATGTAGGTTGATGGGTAAAGTCATTGTCCAAATAGAAATGTAGGTTTGTGGGTTAAGTCATTGTCCAAATAGAAATGCAGGTTGGTGGGTTAAGTCATTGTCCATATAGAAATCTAGGTTTGTGGGTTAAGTCAATGTCGTCCATTTGACCTGTAGATTGTaaggcgggtgtcgtcgatttgacctagatttgtaaggcgggtgtcgtcgatttgacctagataagTATGGCGAGTgccgtcgatttgacctagatttgtatggcagatgtcgtcgatttgaccttgatttgtatgataggtgtcgtcgatttgacctagatttgtgtggcgAGTGTCGTTTTCCTTCCCGGAACGCCTGCTCATATTGTACATTCCAATTAAGCCATTGTCCATATAGAAATGTAGGTCGGTGGGTTAAGTCAATGTCCTTATATAAATGTAGGTTTGTGGATAAAGTCAATGTCCTTATAGAAATGTAGGTTGGTGGGTAAAGTCATTGTCCAGATAGAAATGTAGGTTGATGGGTAAAGTCAATGTCCATATAAAAATGTAGGTTGGTGGGTAAAGTCATTGTCCAGATAGAAATGTAGGTTGATGGGTAAAGTTAATGTCCTCCCAGAAATGTAGGTTGGTGGGTTAAGTCAATGTCCTCCCAGAAATGTAGGTTGGTGGGTAAAGTCAATGTCCTTATAGAAATGTAGGTCGGTGGGTTAAGTCAATGTCCTTATATAAATGTAGGTTTGTGGATAAAGTCAATGTCGTTATAGAAATGTAGGTTGGTGGGTAAAGTCATTGTCCAGATAGAAATGTAGGTTGATGGGTAAAGTTAATGTCCATATAAAAATGTAGGTTGGTGGGTAAAGTCATTGTCCAGATAGAAATGTAGGTTGATGGGTAAAGTTAATGTCCTCCCAGAAATGTAGGTTGGTGGGTTAAGTCAATGTCCTCCCAGAAATGTAGGTTGGTGGGTAAAGTCAATGTCCTTATAGAAATGTAGGTCGGTGGGTTAAGTCAATGTCCTTATATAAATGTAGGTTGGTGGGTAAAGTCATTGTCCAGATAGAAATGTAGGTTGATGGGTAAAGTTAATGTCCTCCCAGAAATGTAGGTTGGTGGGTTAAGTCAATGTCCTCCCAGAAATGTAGGTTGGTGGGTAATGTCATTGTCCATATAGAAATGTAGGTCGGTGGGTTAAGTTAATGTCCTTATAGAAATGTAGGTCGGTGGGTAAAGTTAATGTCCTTATAGAAATGTAGGTTGGTGGGTAAAGTCATTGTCCAAATAGAAATGTAGGTTGATGGGTTAAGTCAATGTCCTCCCAGAAATGTAGGTTGGTGGGTAAAGTTAATGTCCATATAGAAATGTAGGTTTGTGGGTAAAGTCATTGTCCATATAGAAATGTAGGTTGGTGGGTAAAGTCATTGTCCTTATAGAAATGTAGGTTTGTGGGTAAAGTCATTGTCCATATAGAAATGTAGGTTGGTGGGTAAAGTTAATGTCCTCCCAGAAATGTAGGTTTGTGGGTAAAGTCATTGTCCATATAGAAATGTAGGTTGGTGGGTAAAGTCATTGTCCATATAGAAATGTAGGTTGGTGGGTTAAGTCAATGTCCTCCCAGAAATGTAGGTTGGTGGGTTAAGTCATTGTCCATATAGAAATGTAGGTTTGTGGGTAAAGTCATTGTCCATATAGAAATGTAGGTTGGTGGGTTAAGTGTTTTGCCTTTTGTTTAGATTTGTATATCCAGTAATCCTGGGTACCCAGAGAGTATTGGATAAGGATGTGGTGCTTTCTAACTACGATATTCCGGCGGGGGTATGTATACCACGAAACACATGGTTCCTATGACACCGGGTCAGAACACACATACCTTTTTCGGAATACTTTTTAAATATCCATTATTCAAACATTTATTCCCAATTTCTTTTTGTTAACATCTGTGTATGCCCAAGTTGATGTTTTAACACCTGTGTATGCCAAAGTtgattttttaacatttgtGTATGCCCAAGTTGATTTTTTAACACCTGTGTATGCCTAAGTTGAATTTGAACATCTGTGTATGCCCAAGTTGACGTTTTAACACCTGTGTATGCCTAAGTTGATGTTTTAACACCTGTGTATGCCAAAGTTGATTTTTTAACATCTGTGTATGCCAAAGTTGATTTTTTAACACCTGTGTATGCCTAAGTTGAATTTGAACATCTGTGTATGCCCAAGTTGATGTTTTAACATCGGTGTATGCCCAAGTTGATGTTTTAACATCTGTGTATGCCCAAGTTGATGTTTTAACACCTGTGTATGCCCAAGTTGATGTTTTAACATCGGTGTATGCCCAAGTTGATGTTTTAACATCTGTGTATGCCTAAGTTGATGTTTTAACATCTGTGTATGCCTAAGTTGATGTTTTAACATCTGTGTATGCCCAAGTTGATGTTTTAACATCTGTGTATGCCCAAGTTGATGTTTTAACATCGGTGTATGCCCAAGTTGATGTTTTAACATCGGTGTATGCCCAAGTTGATGTTATAACATCTGTGTATGCCAAAGTTGATGTTTTAACACCTGTGTATGCCTAAGTTGATTTTTAAACATCTGTGTATGCCAAAGTTGATGTTATATCACCTGTGTATGCCTAAGTTGATTTTTTAACACCTGTGTATGCCTAAGTTGTTTTTTGACCATCTGTGTATGCCTAAGTTGATTTTTTAACATCTGTGTATGCCCAACAATTTCCGacaatattttcacattttttgcACCCTACAATACAGACGAGCTAGAGAAGCTGTAAAATGTGGTTTTTTCTCATGATCTATCTTAAATGAAATCCTTTTGAAATGgatcaaaatatgaaaatatgaaataagtgaataattattttaaaattttgaatttagaACGCAACAATGTGGGATAATGTaatagaatatttatttttcaatcgATATTACTTTTTGCACATCAAGAATTATTGACTTTCAGGAAAGTCTGTGAAGTTGCATTACATGTACCAGTGTATCTCAACGTGAAAACGGTCTATTTCACTTGTACTATGAAAAGCATGAGCGAACATTACAATTTGTTGTTTTCGTTGCCTTACAGACGACAATAAATATGTGCATTACCTCTATCTGCAAAGACGAAAAATATTTTCCTAATCCGGACAAGTTCTTGCCTGAGCGTTGGTTAAGGAGTAATCCTGACAGAGAAAAAATCCATCCTTTCGGTTTCCTTCCCTTTGGATACGGAACACGGAACTGTGTAGGACAGAGATTCGCGGAGCAGGAGATATATGTCAGTGTATCCAAAGTGagtaaatgttttgatatattcaGTATGTAATGTTAGATATACCTACCTTGATGGCCTCTACTCAATATCCGATATCATAATGAGGTACTTACAGTATAAGCTGGAGGTGATTCTCGGTAGCACAGAGGTAGGGAGTTTGTCTCGATATATAATGACTATTTAGAGTCAGTCCTATTACAATGCGTGATGCTCAGCACTATAAACACACACTCCATGGGGGAGTCAATAGACCGTTCTGGTGTTACAATACTGAAACGAGGTGTCGTGTCAGTGTGTCAGCGACGGAACATTTGTATGACACTATTCATGGATGTAGAGTTGGCTCCACTCAATCTATATTTGAAACCAAATTACATTAATTTACGCTTCCTTAATAAATAAGGCAGTGTCTTACAGGAAACCAGAGGTAACGTTGTAAAGTAATGATGGAGATCGGCTTTAAGTGACAGTATACGATTTCTCTTGATTTCATCCaaaactattatatatatatgtattttttcctaaaaaagGAAAGACAGTATCAACAATTAGCCGTAATTTCTAACTGAAATCGATAAAAAACGAGGGGATCGTATAAAATGTGGCTTGCGCGGTAGATAAAGAGATAGGTGACCGTAATGGTTAAGTGTCTTGTGTTTCAACCACTATGTAAATCTAGGCTCAATTGAGATTATGTCAACTTCTCTAAAGAAAACAAGCATCGAATACGTTCAATAACATATCCAAGATAGTAGAATACTTACCAAAGATAGCATGCATGATGTCGATACCAACATTTCCCTGGGGGTATGCAATCTGTCAGTCATGGGATTAAATTGATTGATCAGAATAAATCGGTTAACtctttttatatttatcttttgtatttttgccagtgaattatagaaatttatcaaactgataaaacatattttcactgcagcgatcAGCAGttaaaatataagattttgcagtgaaaataaaagtttttcgtttttgacaaatcagagcgaacctttgtattcgCCTCATTGAAACTAGCCGATTTCTTATGCTGTATTCCtgaaatatttagaaaaaaagcTTTTGACAAAACACttacttgacgttagcttttcatTCA from Pecten maximus chromosome 11, xPecMax1.1, whole genome shotgun sequence harbors:
- the LOC117338094 gene encoding probable cytochrome P450 CYP44 isoform X2 codes for the protein MPGPQGIYNVPYLGAALQMYPFTKYRTERFDELIEKWRREFGTICRVRLPSEWNVFVLDPDDVEKTFRSDNKYPFRRPLPLFDTYNNSRNREPTIGERNGENWWELRSPAQRGICQPRAVSKLIPKLSGVADDLVSNCRVTGQLQNLPDPLFEYSSEGAGLLCFNKRLGIISSSGSESNREFMEFVDNYFDYFGEQLLAPINWFKWFKTPGYRKFEKASDFLMSFTDKYTEKALNNLDNKTDPDEFNLLHFLLTSPNMTPEKISSLLIDFFRGGIDSTANAITFLLYHLAKYPDIQEKLYQELAPLIPAEGPISPDGFKDVHYLKACLKESFRFVYPVILGTQRVLDKDVVLSNYDIPAGTTINMCITSICKDEKYFPNPDKFLPERWLRSNPDREKIHPFGFLPFGYGTRNCVGQRFAEQEIYVSVSKIVTNFTLSLPKGLNDVPFVYSTFATPRDKFTLHLNPR
- the LOC117338094 gene encoding probable cytochrome P450 CYP44 isoform X1, which codes for MFLYRPVRGAICVSPTFTTFSRKRSTSVIHPNLNKCPFAHPVSMQGHQIALPSEADTIKPFEEMPGPQGIYNVPYLGAALQMYPFTKYRTERFDELIEKWRREFGTICRVRLPSEWNVFVLDPDDVEKTFRSDNKYPFRRPLPLFDTYNNSRNREPTIGERNGENWWELRSPAQRGICQPRAVSKLIPKLSGVADDLVSNCRVTGQLQNLPDPLFEYSSEGAGLLCFNKRLGIISSSGSESNREFMEFVDNYFDYFGEQLLAPINWFKWFKTPGYRKFEKASDFLMSFTDKYTEKALNNLDNKTDPDEFNLLHFLLTSPNMTPEKISSLLIDFFRGGIDSTANAITFLLYHLAKYPDIQEKLYQELAPLIPAEGPISPDGFKDVHYLKACLKESFRFVYPVILGTQRVLDKDVVLSNYDIPAGTTINMCITSICKDEKYFPNPDKFLPERWLRSNPDREKIHPFGFLPFGYGTRNCVGQRFAEQEIYVSVSKIVTNFTLSLPKGLNDVPFVYSTFATPRDKFTLHLNPR